A DNA window from Brenneria izadpanahii contains the following coding sequences:
- the mltA gene encoding murein transglycosylase A, which translates to MRGCWGKYLLTGVVIAILAGCQSKPTDRGQQYKDGHLNQPLELVNEPNATGKPVNARDFVDQVAEIRNASPGLYTSNNSTFQAIENWMMSGADTRELSKFGLSAWQMEGVDNFGNVQFTGYYTPVLQARYTRQGEFRYPLYAMPSRGKKNRRLPDRASIYSGSLDDRLALAWTNSLVDNFMMEVQGSGYIDFGDGRPLTFFGYAGKNGHAYRSIGKVLIDRGEVAREDMSMQAIRKWAEQHSEYEVRELLEENPSFVFFKPMMTSPVKGASAVPLVAKASVASDRSLIPAGTALLAEVPLLDNEGKFTGKYEMRLMVALDVGGAIKGQHFDIYQGIGHEAGHAAGFYNHYGRVWVLKNTQSNGTLFSASQSAPLMNSNNSGSLLVSNPQN; encoded by the coding sequence ATGAGAGGATGTTGGGGAAAATATTTGCTGACCGGCGTGGTAATTGCCATTCTTGCGGGGTGCCAATCCAAACCCACCGATCGGGGACAGCAATATAAGGATGGACACCTCAATCAGCCTCTGGAACTGGTGAATGAGCCGAATGCAACCGGCAAACCCGTTAATGCCAGAGACTTTGTCGATCAGGTCGCTGAAATCAGGAACGCTTCGCCCGGCCTGTATACCAGCAATAATAGTACCTTCCAGGCGATAGAAAACTGGATGATGTCGGGAGCCGATACCCGCGAACTGAGCAAGTTTGGCCTCAGCGCCTGGCAGATGGAGGGGGTGGACAACTTCGGCAACGTCCAGTTTACCGGCTACTACACTCCGGTTCTGCAAGCCCGCTATACCCGTCAGGGCGAGTTTCGCTATCCGCTTTATGCCATGCCTTCGCGCGGCAAGAAAAATCGCCGCCTGCCGGATAGAGCATCTATTTACTCCGGCTCTTTAGACGATCGCTTAGCCCTGGCCTGGACTAATTCGCTGGTGGATAACTTTATGATGGAAGTGCAGGGCAGCGGCTACATCGATTTTGGCGACGGCCGCCCGCTAACGTTCTTCGGCTATGCGGGTAAAAACGGCCATGCCTACCGCAGTATTGGCAAGGTTCTGATCGATCGCGGCGAAGTGGCGCGTGAAGATATGTCCATGCAGGCGATCCGCAAATGGGCCGAACAGCACTCGGAATATGAGGTGCGCGAACTGTTGGAGGAGAATCCGTCCTTCGTGTTCTTTAAACCGATGATGACGTCGCCGGTCAAGGGGGCGAGCGCGGTGCCGCTGGTCGCCAAAGCGTCCGTGGCTTCCGACCGTTCGCTGATCCCGGCCGGAACCGCGCTGCTGGCGGAGGTGCCATTATTGGATAATGAAGGGAAGTTCACCGGTAAATATGAAATGCGCCTGATGGTGGCGCTGGACGTCGGCGGCGCCATTAAAGGCCAGCACTTTGATATTTATCAGGGTATCGGCCATGAGGCAGGCCATGCGGCGGGTTTCTATAATCACTATGGCCGGGTATGGGTCTTAAAAAATACGCAGAGTAACGGAACCTTGTTCAGCGCTTCGCAAAGCGCTCCGTTAATGAATAGCAATAATTCCGGATCGCTGCTGGTCAGCAATCCGCAGAATTAA
- the amiC gene encoding N-acetylmuramoyl-L-alanine amidase AmiC: MSYSNHNLTRRRLLQSAAATWLLSVSGVGLAAVAQVIAVRVWPSSSYTRVTLESNLSLKYKQFTLGNPDRLVVDIENIHLNSVLKNVPAQFHQNDPLIKNARIGQFDKNTLRLVLELKQGVDAKLFTLGPVAEFKHRLVMDLYPLAGRYDNEEDPLLALLEDYNKGDLERTLPAEAPQAGKAGRDRPLVIMLDPGHGGEDPGAIGKNKTREKDIVLQIARRLRALIERESNMKAYMTRNEDVFIPLRVRVAKARKQRADLFISIHADAFTNRAARGSSVFALSKKGATSTAASFLAQTQNESDLIGGVSMSGDRYLDHTMLDLVQTVTINDSLKFGKEILTRLSKVNRLHKNSVDQAGFAVLKAPDIPSVLVETAFISNLEEERKLRTSQFQQQVAQSILDGIKAYFASQTGR; encoded by the coding sequence ATGTCTTACTCGAATCACAATCTGACTCGGCGGCGCCTGCTGCAAAGCGCCGCGGCAACTTGGCTATTAAGTGTAAGCGGCGTTGGTTTGGCCGCCGTTGCCCAGGTTATCGCCGTACGCGTCTGGCCTTCTTCTTCCTATACCCGGGTAACGCTGGAGTCAAATCTTTCGCTTAAATACAAGCAATTCACCCTCGGCAATCCGGATCGTCTGGTGGTGGATATTGAAAATATTCATCTCAATAGCGTCCTGAAGAATGTTCCCGCCCAGTTTCACCAAAATGATCCGTTGATTAAAAATGCCAGGATTGGCCAGTTTGATAAAAATACGTTGCGCTTGGTTCTTGAGCTAAAACAAGGCGTTGATGCCAAGCTCTTTACGCTGGGCCCGGTGGCCGAATTCAAACATCGTCTGGTGATGGATCTTTATCCGTTGGCCGGCCGTTATGATAACGAAGAGGATCCGCTGCTGGCGTTGCTGGAGGATTACAACAAAGGCGATCTGGAGCGGACATTGCCGGCGGAAGCGCCGCAGGCGGGGAAAGCCGGACGCGATCGGCCGCTGGTTATTATGCTGGATCCCGGCCACGGCGGCGAAGATCCCGGCGCGATTGGTAAAAATAAAACCCGCGAAAAAGATATCGTGCTGCAAATCGCCCGCCGGCTTCGCGCTCTGATTGAACGCGAGTCTAATATGAAAGCCTATATGACGCGCAATGAGGACGTATTCATTCCATTGCGCGTGCGGGTCGCCAAAGCGCGTAAGCAGCGGGCCGATCTATTTATTTCCATTCATGCGGATGCGTTCACCAACCGCGCGGCAAGGGGATCGTCGGTATTTGCGCTGTCGAAAAAGGGAGCGACCAGCACCGCTGCCAGCTTTCTGGCGCAGACGCAGAACGAATCGGATTTAATCGGCGGGGTCAGCATGAGCGGCGATCGCTATCTGGATCACACCATGCTTGACCTGGTTCAGACCGTTACCATTAACGACAGCTTGAAGTTCGGGAAGGAAATACTAACCCGTTTAAGCAAGGTTAACCGTCTGCATAAAAATAGCGTCGACCAGGCCGGATTCGCGGTGCTAAAAGCGCCGGATATTCCCTCCGTGCTGGTAGAAACGGCATTTATCAGTAATCTTGAAGAAGAGCGCAAGTTGCGCACCAGCCAGTTTCAACAGCAGGTAGCCCAATCGATCCTTGACGGAATTAAAGCCTATTTCGCCAGTCAGACGGGGCGCTAG
- the argA gene encoding amino-acid N-acetyltransferase yields the protein MKERSTELVEGFRHTVPYINAHRGKTFVIMLGGEAIEHENFANIVNDIGLLHSLGIKLVVVYGARPQIDSNLTTHHYEPLYHKNIRITDSTTLELVKQAAGMLQLDITARLSMSLNNTPLQGAHINVVSGNFIIAQPLGVDDGVDYCHSGRIRRIDEDALHRQLDSGAIVLLGPVAVSVTGESFNLTSEEVATQLAIKLKAEKMIGFCSSQGVTNEEGKIISELFPDDAQKRIEALEQEGDYQSGTVRFLRGAVKACRSGVRRSHLISYQVDGALLQELFSRDGIGTQIVMESAEQVRRATINDIGGILELIRPLEQQGILVRRSREQLEMEIDKFTVVVRDNLTIACAALYPFPEESIGEMACVAVHPDYRSSSRGDTLLQRIAAQARLQGLKKLFVLTTHSIHWFQERGFLPAEVEMLPRKKQELYNYQRRSKILVLDL from the coding sequence GTGAAGGAGCGTAGTACAGAACTGGTCGAGGGCTTTCGCCACACCGTTCCCTATATCAATGCCCACCGTGGCAAAACCTTTGTCATCATGCTGGGCGGCGAAGCCATTGAGCATGAAAACTTCGCCAATATCGTCAACGACATCGGGCTACTGCATAGCCTGGGCATCAAGCTGGTGGTGGTGTATGGCGCTCGTCCGCAGATCGATAGCAATCTGACAACGCATCACTACGAACCGCTTTACCATAAAAATATCCGTATTACAGACAGTACGACGCTAGAGCTGGTTAAACAGGCAGCCGGAATGCTGCAACTGGATATCACCGCCCGTCTATCCATGAGTTTGAATAATACGCCGTTGCAGGGCGCGCACATCAACGTCGTCAGCGGCAACTTTATTATCGCCCAGCCTCTCGGCGTGGATGATGGCGTCGACTACTGTCACAGCGGCCGTATCCGCCGTATTGATGAAGATGCGCTGCACCGTCAGTTAGACAGCGGCGCGATCGTGCTGTTGGGCCCGGTGGCGGTTTCCGTCACCGGAGAGAGCTTTAATCTGACTTCCGAAGAGGTCGCCACCCAGTTGGCGATCAAACTGAAAGCGGAAAAAATGATTGGCTTTTGCTCTTCACAGGGCGTGACGAATGAAGAAGGCAAAATCATTTCCGAGTTATTCCCGGATGACGCCCAAAAACGCATTGAAGCGTTGGAACAGGAAGGCGATTACCAGTCCGGTACGGTCCGATTCCTGCGCGGCGCGGTTAAAGCCTGCCGCAGCGGCGTGCGCCGCAGCCACCTGATCAGCTATCAGGTCGACGGCGCCTTGCTGCAGGAACTGTTTTCCCGCGATGGCATCGGTACGCAGATCGTCATGGAAAGCGCCGAGCAGGTGCGCCGTGCAACGATTAACGATATCGGCGGCATTCTGGAGCTGATTCGCCCGCTGGAACAGCAAGGCATTCTGGTCAGACGCTCCCGCGAACAGTTGGAAATGGAGATCGATAAGTTCACCGTTGTCGTCCGCGATAACCTGACCATTGCCTGCGCCGCGCTTTATCCGTTCCCGGAAGAGAGCATCGGTGAAATGGCTTGCGTCGCGGTGCATCCGGACTATCGCAGCTCCTCACGCGGCGACACGTTACTGCAAAGAATCGCCGCTCAGGCCCGTCTGCAAGGGCTGAAAAAGCTGTTTGTCCTGACGACGCACAGCATCCACTGGTTTCAGGAACGCGGATTTTTGCCCGCCGAAGTGGAAATGCTGCCGAGGAAAAAACAGGAACTGTATAACTATCAGCGCCGCTCCAAAATCCTGGTGCTGGATCTGTAA
- the recD gene encoding exodeoxyribonuclease V subunit alpha — protein sequence MIELLETALQRRLLRPLDIQFARMLADDDNPQLLLAAACLSAQSGAGHVCLPLEVLQPSLLFDDRDRELAQSVWEAAGKLDASGWRRCLLASPAVGDGNSPTPLVLRQQNLYLQRSWQSEGQVARFIAGEDHDPRIDEQPIRTVLDSLFPPVDGEIDWQKVAAAVALTRRITVISGGPGTGKTTTVAKLLAALIQLNSGTPLRIQLAAPTGKAAARLTESLGAALSNLSLSQAHRERFPQEATTLHRLLGAVPDSQRLRHHQGNPLHLDVLVVDEASMVDLPMMANLIAALPEQAKVIFLGDRDQLASVEAGAVLGDICRFAQAGYSRARAQQLQRLTGCRLDDDGAENRATVGDSICLLRKSYRFDRHSGIGQLALAVNNGDDRRVLAVLNASFTDISCRPLAAAEDYQQMLAQCVAGYRDYLRLIAADADPETVLTAFQRYRQLCALREGPFGVAGLNQRIEQALDKSGLIHRSRNPLNRWYVGRPVMIERNDAVLGLFNGDIGIAMLSEKGELRVYFQLPNGKTKAVAPSRLPPHDTAYAMTVHKSQGSEFEHTALILPNHYLPVLTRELVYTAITRARQRLSLYADTKILCRAVKTPTQRHSGLVERIMALSSDEHR from the coding sequence ATGATTGAGTTACTCGAAACGGCATTACAGCGCCGGCTTCTGCGCCCGCTGGATATTCAGTTCGCCAGGATGCTGGCGGATGACGACAACCCTCAATTGCTGCTGGCCGCGGCCTGTCTAAGCGCGCAGTCCGGCGCCGGACATGTTTGCCTGCCGTTGGAAGTTTTACAGCCCTCGCTGTTGTTTGACGATCGCGATCGTGAATTGGCTCAGTCGGTATGGGAAGCCGCCGGAAAATTGGACGCATCCGGGTGGCGGCGATGCCTGTTGGCATCCCCCGCCGTGGGCGACGGCAATAGCCCGACGCCGCTGGTGTTGCGGCAACAAAATCTCTATTTGCAGCGCAGCTGGCAGAGCGAAGGACAGGTCGCGCGGTTTATCGCCGGTGAGGATCACGATCCCCGGATCGATGAGCAACCTATCCGCACGGTGTTAGATAGCCTGTTTCCACCGGTCGACGGTGAAATCGACTGGCAAAAAGTCGCGGCGGCCGTCGCCCTGACCCGGCGTATCACCGTGATTTCCGGCGGGCCGGGCACCGGTAAGACAACCACGGTCGCCAAACTGCTGGCCGCGTTGATTCAGCTTAATTCGGGAACGCCGTTGCGTATTCAACTGGCCGCGCCGACGGGGAAAGCCGCCGCGCGTTTAACGGAGTCGCTGGGCGCGGCGTTGAGCAACCTATCGCTGAGTCAGGCTCACCGGGAGCGCTTTCCCCAGGAAGCGACCACGCTCCACCGTTTGTTAGGGGCGGTGCCCGACAGTCAACGATTGCGTCACCATCAGGGGAATCCGCTGCACCTTGATGTACTGGTGGTGGATGAAGCCTCAATGGTCGATCTGCCGATGATGGCGAATCTGATCGCCGCGCTGCCTGAGCAGGCGAAGGTCATCTTTCTGGGCGATCGCGATCAGCTGGCGTCGGTGGAGGCGGGAGCGGTGCTGGGAGATATCTGCCGCTTTGCGCAGGCGGGCTACAGCCGGGCAAGGGCGCAGCAGCTACAGCGGCTGACCGGCTGCCGGCTTGACGATGACGGGGCTGAAAACCGGGCAACCGTCGGGGATAGCATCTGTCTGTTGCGTAAAAGCTATCGTTTCGATCGGCATTCCGGCATCGGGCAATTGGCTTTGGCGGTGAACAACGGCGATGACCGGCGAGTGCTTGCCGTTTTGAACGCTAGCTTTACGGATATCTCCTGCCGTCCGCTGGCCGCAGCGGAAGATTACCAGCAGATGCTGGCGCAATGCGTTGCAGGCTACCGGGATTATTTACGGCTTATTGCCGCCGATGCCGATCCGGAAACGGTTCTGACGGCCTTCCAACGCTATCGTCAACTGTGCGCTCTGCGCGAGGGGCCATTCGGCGTGGCGGGGCTTAACCAGCGGATTGAACAGGCATTAGATAAAAGCGGACTGATCCATCGCAGCCGTAATCCGCTTAATCGCTGGTACGTTGGTCGCCCGGTGATGATCGAGCGTAATGATGCGGTGCTGGGATTATTTAATGGCGATATCGGTATCGCCATGCTGAGTGAAAAGGGAGAACTGCGGGTTTACTTTCAACTCCCCAACGGCAAAACCAAGGCCGTAGCGCCGAGCCGTTTGCCGCCGCACGATACGGCCTATGCCATGACGGTGCATAAGTCGCAGGGATCGGAATTCGAACATACCGCGCTGATATTGCCGAACCATTATCTGCCGGTATTAACGCGGGAATTGGTCTATACCGCCATCACCCGCGCCCGTCAGCGTTTGTCGCTGTATGCGGATACCAAAATTTTGTGTCGAGCGGTGAAAACCCCCACCCAGCGTCATAGCGGTTTGGTTGAACGCATCATGGCGCTTTCATCAGACGAGCATCGCTAA
- the recB gene encoding exodeoxyribonuclease V subunit beta has protein sequence MKPAAPQSLNVLTLPLLGERLIEASAGTGKTYTLAALYLRLLLGLGGASAYPRQLLVEEILVVTFTEAATEELRERIREKIHALRIACIRGESQDPLLTMLLAEIPDLADAADVLLAAERQMDEAAIYTIHGFCQRMLSTNAFESGVLFEQELIEDEQPLRRQACADFWRRYCYPLPLEVARVVGLEWSGPESLLTDLMPYLHGETPVLRSSPQDDETLLSRHQKIVAAIDAFKRQWLAASADLAALIDASGVDKRSYSSKHLPNWLRKITAWAEQPTQDYQLPKELDRFSQQTLIEKTKKGEPPLHPVFEATDKLLGASLSLRDLVIVRALSEIRRSVREEKRQRAELGFDDLLSRLDEALRQTGGEQLAASIRERYPVAMIDEFQDTDPQQYRIFSALYVGQAQCGLLLIGDPKQAIYAFRGADIFTYMRARSEVSAHYTLDTNWRSSHQMVRGVNRLFQRLEHPFIFKDIPFLAVSPAEPKRDLVFNVAGKPQPALQLWLTGTESIGVGDYQQLMARQCAAQIRDWLAASQRNEAWLETGKTRRLVQASDMSVLVRSRHEAALVRDALSRLSIPSVYLSNRDSVFTTPEARDILWLLQAVLAPEQERTLRSAMATSLMGLDAQAVDALSRSEAAWDALVDEFAGYRALWRQRGVLPMLRALMSRHQLAENLLASVDGERRLTDILHIGELLQDASSALDSEHALVRWLSQQITQPNPQADNQQLRLESDRHLVQIVTIHKSKGLEYPLVWLPFISNFREQSQGIYHDRSTYQALLDLDNSEESRTLAEEERLAEDLRLLYVALTRSIYHCSVGVAPLQRSRKKTAGSDMHQSALGYLLQRGEEADVAALIAELEAMTGDGVVLTPAQINDELPWRPNEPEKVELQARRSDRAPRDGWRMTSYSGLQQHGSSVVQELIPRLDIEAMGERQEEPETQFTPHTFPRGASPGTFLHSLFETLDFTQPIDEAWLAEQLQLQGLEEVWLPVLRQWMEAVLTTPLNDEGIALSALDPRRKQAELQFYLPIQAPVQATWFDRLAKQYDPLSARCPPLSFQQVKGMLKGFIDLVFCWQGRYYLLDYKSNWLGADASAYTQSAMMQAMAEHRYDLQYQLYSLALHRYLRHRIADYDYERHFGGVFYLFLRGVDANAPGNGVFSFRPPQAFIAGLDRLFEGTLIQDASHD, from the coding sequence ATGAAGCCTGCCGCGCCGCAATCATTAAACGTTCTGACGTTGCCGCTTCTGGGGGAGCGGCTGATTGAGGCTTCGGCCGGAACCGGGAAAACTTATACGCTTGCCGCGCTTTATTTACGCCTGCTGCTGGGATTAGGGGGCGCCTCGGCTTACCCCCGGCAATTGCTGGTAGAGGAAATTCTGGTGGTGACCTTCACCGAGGCCGCCACAGAAGAGTTGCGTGAGCGTATCCGCGAGAAGATCCACGCCCTGCGCATAGCCTGTATTCGCGGGGAGAGCCAGGATCCGCTGCTGACCATGCTGCTGGCCGAGATCCCGGATCTCGCCGATGCGGCGGATGTCCTGCTTGCCGCTGAACGGCAAATGGATGAAGCCGCTATCTATACCATTCATGGTTTTTGTCAGCGGATGTTAAGCACCAATGCCTTTGAATCCGGCGTGCTGTTTGAACAGGAATTGATTGAGGATGAGCAGCCGCTACGCCGTCAGGCCTGCGCCGATTTCTGGCGTCGCTACTGCTATCCTTTACCGCTGGAGGTGGCGCGCGTCGTGGGGCTGGAGTGGAGCGGGCCCGAGAGTTTACTGACCGACCTGATGCCCTATCTGCACGGCGAAACGCCGGTTTTGCGCAGTTCGCCGCAGGATGATGAAACGCTGCTGAGCCGCCATCAGAAAATCGTTGCGGCGATTGATGCGTTTAAGCGGCAATGGCTGGCGGCCTCGGCGGATTTGGCGGCGCTGATCGACGCATCCGGCGTGGACAAACGTAGCTATAGCAGTAAGCATCTGCCTAATTGGCTGCGGAAGATAACCGCGTGGGCGGAGCAGCCAACGCAGGATTATCAATTGCCGAAAGAGCTGGACAGATTTAGCCAGCAGACGCTGATAGAAAAAACCAAAAAGGGAGAGCCGCCGTTACATCCGGTGTTTGAGGCGACGGATAAATTGCTTGGCGCCTCGCTTTCCCTGCGTGATTTGGTGATTGTGCGGGCATTGAGTGAAATCCGCCGCTCTGTGCGGGAGGAAAAACGCCAGCGGGCGGAACTGGGATTTGATGATTTGCTGAGCCGGTTGGATGAGGCGCTGCGGCAGACGGGCGGAGAACAACTGGCCGCCTCAATTCGGGAACGCTATCCGGTGGCGATGATCGACGAGTTTCAGGATACCGACCCCCAGCAATACCGGATTTTTAGCGCGCTGTATGTCGGGCAGGCGCAGTGTGGCCTGCTGTTGATCGGCGATCCGAAACAGGCGATCTATGCATTCCGCGGGGCGGATATTTTTACCTATATGCGCGCCCGATCGGAGGTGAGCGCGCATTACACGCTGGATACCAACTGGCGTTCATCACACCAGATGGTGCGCGGAGTTAACCGTTTGTTTCAGCGTCTTGAGCATCCCTTTATCTTTAAAGATATTCCTTTTCTTGCCGTTTCCCCCGCCGAACCGAAACGCGATCTGGTTTTTAACGTAGCCGGAAAACCTCAGCCGGCGCTCCAGCTATGGTTGACGGGAACGGAGTCTATCGGCGTGGGCGACTACCAGCAGCTAATGGCCCGGCAATGCGCCGCGCAAATCAGAGACTGGCTGGCGGCCAGCCAGCGGAATGAAGCCTGGTTAGAAACCGGTAAAACGCGGCGTCTGGTTCAGGCCTCGGACATGAGCGTACTGGTGCGCAGCCGCCATGAGGCTGCGCTGGTGCGGGACGCGCTCAGCAGGCTGTCGATTCCGTCGGTTTACCTTTCCAACCGCGACAGCGTTTTTACCACTCCGGAAGCCCGCGATATCCTGTGGCTACTGCAGGCGGTGTTGGCGCCGGAACAGGAAAGAACATTACGCAGCGCGATGGCCACCTCCCTGATGGGATTGGACGCGCAGGCGGTGGATGCGCTAAGCCGCAGCGAAGCCGCATGGGATGCTCTGGTCGATGAATTCGCCGGTTATCGCGCGCTCTGGCGGCAGCGCGGCGTATTGCCTATGTTGCGCGCGCTGATGAGCCGCCATCAGTTGGCGGAGAACCTGCTGGCCAGCGTCGATGGCGAACGCCGGTTAACCGATATTCTGCATATCGGCGAATTATTGCAGGATGCCTCATCGGCATTGGACAGCGAGCACGCGTTAGTGCGCTGGCTGTCGCAGCAGATTACCCAACCGAATCCGCAGGCGGATAATCAGCAGCTTCGGCTGGAAAGCGATCGCCATCTGGTGCAGATCGTGACGATTCACAAATCCAAAGGGTTGGAGTATCCGCTGGTCTGGCTGCCGTTTATCAGCAATTTCCGCGAACAGTCGCAAGGGATTTATCACGATAGAAGCACCTATCAGGCTTTACTGGATCTGGATAACAGTGAGGAAAGCCGAACGCTGGCGGAAGAGGAGCGTCTGGCGGAGGATTTGCGTCTGCTGTATGTGGCGCTGACCCGCTCCATTTATCATTGCAGCGTTGGCGTAGCTCCGCTTCAGCGTTCGCGTAAGAAAACGGCGGGCAGCGATATGCACCAGAGCGCGCTGGGATATCTGCTCCAGCGCGGAGAAGAAGCCGACGTGGCGGCGTTGATCGCCGAACTTGAAGCCATGACGGGCGACGGCGTGGTATTAACGCCGGCGCAGATCAACGATGAACTTCCCTGGCGGCCGAACGAGCCGGAGAAGGTTGAGTTACAAGCGCGCCGCAGTGACCGGGCGCCGAGGGACGGCTGGCGGATGACCAGTTATTCCGGGTTACAGCAGCATGGTTCTTCCGTCGTGCAGGAACTGATACCGCGTCTGGATATTGAAGCGATGGGCGAGCGTCAGGAAGAGCCGGAAACGCAGTTTACCCCGCACACATTTCCGCGAGGCGCGAGCCCCGGCACGTTTTTACATAGCCTGTTTGAGACGCTGGATTTTACTCAGCCGATCGATGAAGCCTGGCTGGCCGAGCAATTGCAACTGCAAGGGCTGGAGGAGGTCTGGCTGCCCGTATTGCGACAGTGGATGGAGGCGGTGTTAACCACGCCCCTGAATGACGAGGGCATCGCGTTGTCCGCGCTGGATCCCCGGCGCAAGCAGGCGGAGCTCCAGTTTTATCTGCCGATTCAGGCGCCGGTGCAGGCAACTTGGTTCGATCGCCTGGCAAAGCAATATGATCCTTTGTCCGCCCGGTGTCCGCCGTTGTCCTTTCAACAGGTTAAGGGGATGCTGAAAGGGTTTATCGATCTGGTGTTTTGCTGGCAAGGACGCTACTACCTGCTGGATTACAAATCCAACTGGCTGGGCGCGGATGCGAGCGCTTACACGCAGTCAGCCATGATGCAGGCGATGGCGGAACATCGTTATGATTTGCAGTATCAGCTTTATAGTTTGGCGCTGCATCGCTATCTGCGTCACCGCATTGCCGATTATGACTATGAGCGTCATTTCGGCGGCGTGTTTTACCTGTTTTTGCGCGGCGTTGATGCAAATGCTCCCGGTAACGGCGTGTTTTCTTTTCGCCCGCCGCAAGCCTTTATCGCCGGGTTGGATCGGCTATTCGAAGGAACGCTGATACAGGATGCCAGTCATGATTGA